The uncultured Cohaesibacter sp. genome window below encodes:
- the hpaD gene encoding 3,4-dihydroxyphenylacetate 2,3-dioxygenase, translating into MGEIVLAAKVTHVPTMVMSEQDGNLKGCRQAAIDGHAEIGRRAREAGADTFVVLDTHWLVNAAYHINANHRFKGMFTSHEFPQFIKDLPYEYEGNAALGDLIAETAREDGVYTLSHQVDSLDLEYGTLVPMRYMNADAALKVVSVAAMCTVHSLDSSRRLGLAIRKAIEKSDAKVALIASGSLSHQIWPNDIYAENNGTFTISSKFNEVVDRRVLEMWQKGETELFLDMLPDYAKYCDGEGDMHDTIMLFGALGWKDYKGKGEIVTEYFPSSGTGQTNVLFSLD; encoded by the coding sequence ATGGGAGAAATCGTACTGGCCGCCAAGGTCACTCATGTGCCAACCATGGTTATGTCCGAACAGGATGGAAACCTGAAGGGCTGCAGACAGGCTGCGATCGACGGTCACGCCGAGATCGGTCGCCGCGCCCGGGAAGCCGGTGCCGACACTTTTGTTGTGCTGGACACACATTGGCTGGTCAACGCCGCCTACCATATCAATGCCAACCATCGTTTCAAGGGCATGTTCACGTCGCATGAGTTTCCCCAATTCATCAAGGATCTGCCGTATGAATATGAGGGCAACGCAGCGCTGGGCGACCTGATCGCCGAGACCGCACGCGAGGACGGCGTCTACACCCTCAGCCATCAGGTCGATAGCCTTGATCTCGAATACGGCACATTGGTGCCGATGCGCTACATGAATGCGGATGCCGCGCTGAAGGTCGTCTCCGTTGCAGCCATGTGCACCGTTCACAGTCTCGACAGCTCGCGCAGGCTGGGACTTGCGATCCGCAAGGCAATCGAAAAATCCGACGCCAAGGTCGCCCTGATTGCGTCGGGCTCGCTCAGTCACCAGATCTGGCCCAACGATATCTATGCCGAGAACAATGGCACCTTCACCATTTCCTCGAAATTCAATGAAGTCGTGGATCGACGGGTTCTGGAGATGTGGCAGAAGGGCGAGACCGAGCTCTTTCTCGACATGTTGCCCGACTATGCCAAATACTGCGATGGCGAAGGCGATATGCACGACACCATCATGCTCTTCGGCGCACTTGGCTGGAAGGACTACAAGGGCAAGGGTGAGATCGTCACCGAATACTTCCCTTCCTCTGGCACGGGGCAAACCAACGTGTTGTTTTCTCTCGATTAA
- a CDS encoding ATP-binding cassette domain-containing protein, giving the protein MNGINGFKLRAAAIERAIRTAEKQSEAEQPLPSAPIAVLSTRSIETWYRGVWGLVISVVSSLMIAIPSVFVLATTSVLAALSVSAVLFFMLGFGYWNARRRINTLINGIATPQSWMTHAYEGLSMIDTLRSSAAEGRLFARWADAFLALRYRFLAADRIGVQSSVLESMVDGLLILAVIVAMAVAGKLESSSAPIALIIATGNIAGAMTALLGAFAQSPMLGIQYRMIEPLLNNAPKLKAKTAAPVELKGQITCQSLVCRHGTSPRAAIDGVGFHIEAGEHIGIAGPSGAGKSTLIKCLLGLLPCENGTIRFDGLDQASLDMQAVRRQIGIVGQNDRLFPGTLYENISAGADISVDDVMAAVSRAGMMAEIEALPLGLNTPVGETECGFSGGQVQRILLARAFLGKPRILIFDEATSALDARLQDHVNMAIDETGATVISIAHRLETLCKCDRILVLDKGRLIEQGTYRELSEADGLFGSLVHAEFGKPRLDVGTGSRV; this is encoded by the coding sequence ATGAACGGCATAAATGGCTTCAAGCTCAGAGCTGCGGCGATCGAACGAGCGATACGCACGGCAGAAAAGCAATCCGAGGCAGAACAACCTCTGCCCTCGGCACCCATCGCCGTACTGTCGACCCGCTCTATCGAGACCTGGTATCGCGGTGTCTGGGGGCTGGTGATCTCCGTGGTCTCAAGCCTGATGATTGCGATCCCTAGCGTATTCGTTCTGGCGACAACTTCCGTGCTTGCTGCTTTGTCCGTATCTGCGGTTCTGTTTTTCATGCTGGGGTTCGGCTATTGGAACGCAAGGCGCCGTATCAACACGTTGATCAACGGGATAGCGACGCCGCAGAGCTGGATGACTCATGCCTATGAAGGGTTGTCCATGATAGACACTCTTCGCTCGAGTGCTGCAGAAGGCCGATTGTTTGCGCGTTGGGCGGATGCCTTTCTGGCCTTGAGATACAGGTTTCTGGCTGCTGACAGGATTGGCGTGCAAAGTTCGGTTCTTGAAAGCATGGTGGATGGTCTATTGATCCTGGCGGTGATTGTCGCCATGGCGGTGGCTGGCAAATTGGAAAGCAGTTCTGCTCCGATCGCGCTGATCATCGCAACGGGAAATATTGCTGGCGCCATGACCGCCTTGCTCGGCGCGTTTGCCCAATCACCCATGCTAGGCATACAGTATCGCATGATCGAGCCATTGCTGAACAATGCGCCCAAGCTGAAAGCAAAAACAGCGGCTCCGGTTGAACTGAAAGGCCAGATTACCTGTCAGTCTCTTGTGTGCCGCCACGGCACTTCGCCTCGAGCCGCAATCGACGGTGTCGGCTTCCATATTGAGGCCGGGGAGCATATAGGCATTGCCGGACCATCGGGAGCGGGCAAGTCGACATTGATAAAATGCCTGCTCGGCCTTCTTCCTTGCGAGAATGGGACCATACGCTTTGATGGCCTGGATCAGGCGTCTCTGGATATGCAGGCCGTTCGTCGGCAAATCGGTATCGTTGGTCAGAATGACCGCCTGTTTCCCGGGACACTGTATGAGAATATCAGTGCCGGAGCGGATATCTCTGTTGATGACGTCATGGCAGCTGTTTCTCGTGCAGGGATGATGGCTGAGATAGAGGCTTTGCCTCTGGGGCTGAATACGCCCGTTGGAGAAACAGAATGCGGTTTCTCGGGAGGGCAAGTCCAGCGCATCCTGCTTGCACGTGCCTTCTTGGGTAAGCCCCGAATCCTGATTTTCGATGAGGCGACCAGTGCGCTCGATGCTCGGTTGCAAGACCATGTGAACATGGCCATTGATGAAACTGGAGCGACGGTCATCAGCATCGCTCACAGGCTCGAAACCCTCTGCAAATGCGATCGAATTCTGGTGCTTGATAAAGGGCGCCTGATCGAGCAGGGGACGTATCGGGAACTGTCTGAGGCCGATGGTTTGTTCGGTTCGCTCGTCCATGCAGAGTTTGGAAAACCGCGCTTGGATGTCGGGACAGGTTCACGAGTCTGA
- a CDS encoding NHLP bacteriocin system secretion protein — translation MAKTLFRKEALAAASKMETVPEAMRVTGSVTRFSSVVIALAILLSIGWAMVVRVPIHVSGYGLLVAEDGVLISTVPSTSSGLVAKVLVHKNQVVSEGARLATLRLTDREAELHKQERELTLLKSSTSDKEALLKSQTARKLATAEDTVVAQEERISILKSRRDRLVERQKTLAGLQSKGVVSQETLVNAHFTADEAEDALASAKAELIQKQTEIQTIKFSQANEILENRLEIERQEADLAATKEAIDKDSEVLADIAGKVVRINTRPGALVSSGETLFEITPRTEGTLKAVAYISMDEGKRLKQDDEVLLTPSSLPIDLHAQMIGTVAGISPLPISREALKQSIGDDGLIEMITAKGAVFEVWIDLSPSKNTASGYLWTSKEAEGLTLSSGTSFSASIRIEQRPLLALAIPALKRFLGEATDSWAGR, via the coding sequence ATGGCCAAAACACTATTCCGCAAAGAGGCACTTGCTGCAGCGAGCAAAATGGAGACTGTTCCAGAAGCAATGCGCGTTACCGGATCGGTCACGCGTTTCTCTTCTGTCGTGATCGCTTTGGCTATCTTGCTATCCATTGGCTGGGCAATGGTGGTTCGCGTGCCGATCCACGTAAGTGGTTATGGACTTCTTGTCGCTGAAGACGGTGTTCTCATTTCGACGGTGCCGTCGACCTCGTCTGGCCTTGTAGCCAAGGTTCTTGTTCACAAAAATCAAGTCGTTTCGGAGGGCGCGCGGCTTGCTACCCTTCGGTTGACAGACCGAGAGGCGGAACTGCACAAGCAGGAACGCGAGCTGACCTTGCTCAAAAGCAGCACAAGCGACAAGGAAGCTCTTCTGAAGTCTCAGACGGCCCGCAAGCTGGCAACAGCCGAGGATACCGTGGTCGCTCAGGAAGAGCGGATCAGCATTTTGAAGAGCAGAAGAGACAGGCTGGTGGAACGGCAGAAGACACTGGCCGGGCTTCAAAGCAAAGGCGTCGTCTCGCAGGAAACCCTCGTCAACGCGCACTTTACGGCGGATGAGGCGGAAGATGCGCTGGCAAGCGCGAAAGCCGAGCTGATCCAGAAACAGACCGAAATTCAAACGATCAAGTTTTCGCAAGCCAACGAGATTCTGGAGAACAGGCTTGAAATTGAACGTCAGGAAGCTGATTTGGCTGCCACCAAGGAGGCAATCGACAAGGACAGTGAAGTTCTGGCTGATATCGCAGGCAAAGTTGTCCGTATCAATACGCGCCCCGGTGCTTTGGTGTCGTCTGGTGAGACACTTTTCGAAATTACCCCGCGAACAGAAGGTACCTTAAAAGCTGTGGCCTATATTTCCATGGATGAAGGCAAGCGGCTGAAGCAGGATGATGAGGTATTGTTGACACCTTCTAGTCTGCCAATTGACTTGCACGCCCAGATGATAGGTACCGTTGCGGGAATATCCCCTTTGCCGATATCAAGAGAAGCGTTAAAGCAATCGATCGGGGATGACGGGTTGATCGAAATGATTACCGCGAAAGGAGCGGTGTTCGAGGTCTGGATCGATCTTTCTCCAAGCAAAAACACCGCGAGTGGATATCTCTGGACATCCAAAGAAGCCGAAGGTTTGACTTTGAGCTCAGGAACATCTTTCAGCGCCAGTATAAGGATCGAGCAACGGCCCTTGCTGGCTCTGGCGATACCTGCTCTGAAACGATTTCTCGGAGAAGCAACCGACAGTTGGGCGGGACGCTGA
- a CDS encoding glucan biosynthesis protein D, with protein sequence MTLSRRTLLRNTALAASFATMPFSLRYSLAAEDTQPFSYDALIDRARAMAGVAYEAPYRPRPEIVQQIDYEQHGKLKFKPQRSLFSGSPDTEGAAAYPLEFFHLGQYFTKRVKMHLVEGDKARLIAYNPDLFEMPEDSPARQLPSDAGFAGFRLQEWHEANDWDHQDWVAFLGASYFRAIGAAGQYGLSARGALINAAVPSSGEEFPDFTEFYIAEQSDPDAPVVVCALLDGPSITGAYRFKLWRGLDRDKGVTMEVEAAVFLRKDIERLGLMPLTSMFWYGEYGRERLKDWRPEVHDSDGLAMWTGSGERIWRPLNNPSSMRISAFSDHNPQGFGLLQRDRNFDHFRDGVMYDRRPCLWVEPLSPLGKGAVQLLEIPTDDEIHDNIGAYWVPADPAVAGNSYSLHYKLHWLNTEPYEATNVAQTIATRIGRGGQPGKPRPANVYKFAVEFDRPAVMTQIPYGVFPDVNVTTSAGTVSRAFCEPVPNGNVWRASFDLEIMPGELADLRMFMSLDGKPLTETWLYQFSPDLVTF encoded by the coding sequence ATGACACTCAGTCGACGAACCCTGCTGCGCAACACCGCTCTGGCTGCCAGCTTTGCCACCATGCCATTCAGCCTGCGTTATAGTCTGGCAGCTGAAGACACTCAGCCATTTTCCTATGACGCTCTCATCGACCGTGCGCGCGCCATGGCCGGGGTAGCCTATGAAGCACCCTATCGGCCGCGCCCGGAAATCGTTCAACAGATCGACTATGAGCAGCATGGCAAGCTGAAGTTCAAGCCCCAGCGTTCGCTGTTCTCCGGAAGTCCGGATACCGAGGGGGCCGCGGCCTATCCGCTGGAGTTCTTCCATCTTGGGCAGTATTTTACCAAGCGGGTCAAGATGCACCTGGTTGAAGGCGATAAGGCACGACTGATCGCCTATAATCCGGATCTGTTCGAGATGCCGGAAGACAGCCCCGCTCGCCAGTTGCCATCCGATGCAGGTTTTGCCGGTTTCCGGCTGCAGGAATGGCATGAGGCCAATGACTGGGATCATCAGGACTGGGTTGCCTTCCTTGGCGCATCCTATTTCCGTGCCATCGGGGCTGCGGGACAATATGGCCTCTCTGCCCGCGGCGCCCTGATCAATGCGGCGGTTCCTTCAAGCGGCGAGGAGTTTCCCGACTTTACGGAATTCTACATTGCAGAGCAGTCGGATCCCGATGCCCCGGTCGTCGTGTGCGCGCTCCTCGATGGCCCCAGCATCACCGGCGCCTATCGGTTCAAATTGTGGCGCGGTCTTGACCGTGACAAGGGCGTGACGATGGAAGTGGAGGCCGCCGTTTTCCTGCGCAAGGATATCGAGCGCCTCGGCCTGATGCCGCTGACATCCATGTTCTGGTATGGCGAGTATGGACGCGAGCGGCTTAAGGACTGGCGTCCTGAAGTTCATGATTCCGACGGCCTTGCCATGTGGACCGGCTCGGGTGAACGCATCTGGCGTCCGCTCAACAACCCGTCTTCGATGCGCATCTCGGCATTCTCGGACCACAATCCGCAAGGCTTTGGCTTGTTGCAGCGGGATCGCAATTTTGATCATTTCCGTGACGGCGTCATGTATGATCGTCGTCCATGCCTCTGGGTCGAGCCTCTAAGCCCGCTGGGCAAGGGAGCCGTGCAGCTGCTCGAAATCCCGACTGACGATGAAATTCACGACAATATCGGAGCCTATTGGGTTCCTGCCGATCCGGCGGTTGCGGGCAACAGCTACAGCCTGCATTACAAACTGCATTGGCTCAACACCGAACCATACGAGGCGACCAACGTCGCCCAGACAATCGCGACCCGTATCGGGCGTGGTGGTCAGCCTGGAAAACCGCGTCCGGCCAATGTGTACAAGTTCGCTGTAGAATTCGACCGGCCAGCTGTGATGACCCAGATTCCCTACGGGGTATTCCCCGATGTCAATGTGACCACGAGTGCTGGCACGGTAAGCCGGGCCTTCTGCGAGCCGGTGCCGAATGGCAATGTCTGGCGCGCCAGCTTCGATCTGGAAATCATGCCCGGCGAACTCGCCGATCTCAGGATGTTCATGTCTCTGGACGGCAAGCCCCTGACAGAAACCTGGCTCTACCAGTTTTCGCCTGATCTGGTGACCTTCTGA
- a CDS encoding cysteine peptidase family C39 domain-containing protein, producing MLGGGGNRARIVLQMEAAECGAACLAMVLSAHGRDITLEEARERCGTSRDGVDAASIMRAATSYGLEVKAVRIDPSALKDVPVPAILHWNFDHFVVLEAVRGDRVVILDPASGRRLVQADELDRSMTGLVLAMVTGDAFKKGGQRPRLVSSLFEQASSSADGLAIVFLISVLSIIPGLVLAGTVETFADYVLGKRSVDWLLFILLALAGTVITQAILRGLQEWVVSSLRSKIGVSIAARAFEHALFLPLSFFAQRNPGEVTSRLKIGSEIGGLVAGPLAQIFPNILVALAYLAVISFYDLVLGGLVAAIAFLNLVILIGLSRRLADANRYHDVLEGRVNGIAIAGFMAFDSFRRMGREHLLASKWLSAEEASLDAEQRLGLLRTLASLGPAVATMVISICVLSVGSLRVIEGQLDLNNLLALQVLASLVAGPIAALASDYCSLQEAAGALLRLQDLVHHPLDSIVNRQKGTVQFAHKSNEEAATKSDSAVLRLESISFGFGNMPDLFSDVSLQLDPGVMTAIIGSSGVGKSTFARVCAGLLAPCQGAVCFKGQNLEAWSHETLRRDLLYVPQQGAILTASVRDNISMWDEAIDDDQIIDALERVGLREVVHSVGGLDLMLSSQNPGFSGGECQRLALARALVRRPSLLILDEVTSALDTLSEKQILSTLRDHQTTILIVTHRLGTISRCDQQLMLDGMGHVTLHTNMTMQKDHDAFALAPNANMREAI from the coding sequence ATGCTGGGGGGGGGCGGCAATAGGGCACGTATTGTCCTGCAGATGGAGGCGGCGGAGTGCGGAGCGGCTTGCCTCGCCATGGTGCTCAGTGCCCACGGCAGGGACATCACTCTGGAAGAAGCCCGTGAACGCTGCGGGACCTCGCGCGACGGGGTTGATGCTGCGTCTATCATGCGCGCTGCCACTTCCTATGGCTTGGAAGTCAAAGCGGTCCGCATTGACCCCTCCGCACTCAAAGACGTTCCCGTACCCGCAATTCTTCATTGGAATTTCGATCATTTTGTCGTGCTGGAGGCCGTCAGGGGCGACAGGGTCGTCATCCTTGACCCTGCATCCGGGCGTCGGCTGGTGCAGGCCGATGAGCTTGATCGGAGCATGACGGGACTTGTTCTGGCAATGGTAACGGGTGACGCCTTCAAGAAAGGCGGGCAACGCCCAAGGCTCGTTTCATCACTTTTTGAACAGGCCAGCAGCTCCGCTGACGGGTTGGCCATCGTTTTCTTGATCAGTGTTCTTAGTATCATTCCCGGGCTTGTTCTTGCGGGTACGGTCGAAACCTTTGCCGATTATGTGTTAGGAAAGCGAAGCGTCGACTGGCTTCTTTTTATCCTTCTTGCGCTCGCCGGTACGGTCATTACCCAAGCCATACTGCGGGGGCTTCAGGAATGGGTCGTATCTTCGCTGAGATCCAAGATCGGTGTATCCATTGCGGCGCGAGCCTTCGAACATGCATTGTTCTTGCCGCTTTCGTTTTTCGCCCAAAGAAATCCAGGTGAAGTTACGTCTCGCCTCAAGATCGGCTCTGAAATTGGGGGATTGGTAGCAGGTCCTCTTGCCCAGATTTTTCCGAATATTCTGGTCGCATTGGCCTATCTGGCGGTGATCTCCTTCTATGACCTGGTCCTTGGTGGTCTGGTCGCTGCGATCGCCTTCCTCAATCTTGTGATATTGATCGGGCTGTCTCGTCGTCTGGCCGATGCCAACCGATACCATGATGTTCTGGAGGGACGGGTCAACGGGATAGCCATCGCCGGATTTATGGCATTTGACTCCTTTCGCAGGATGGGGCGCGAGCATCTTCTGGCTTCCAAATGGTTGTCTGCCGAAGAAGCCAGCCTCGATGCCGAACAACGTCTGGGGCTGTTGCGTACTTTGGCCAGCCTAGGCCCGGCGGTAGCGACGATGGTCATTTCCATATGTGTGTTGAGCGTTGGTTCGCTCCGGGTCATCGAAGGTCAGTTGGATCTGAACAATCTTTTGGCGTTGCAGGTGTTGGCAAGCCTTGTTGCCGGGCCGATTGCTGCCCTTGCGTCCGATTATTGTTCCCTGCAAGAAGCGGCTGGAGCTTTGCTGCGATTGCAAGATCTGGTGCATCATCCACTCGATAGCATCGTCAACCGGCAAAAGGGCACGGTCCAATTTGCTCACAAATCCAATGAGGAGGCAGCCACAAAAAGCGATAGTGCCGTTTTGCGCCTTGAAAGCATATCTTTCGGATTTGGCAACATGCCGGATCTATTCAGCGATGTGTCTCTTCAGCTCGATCCGGGTGTGATGACCGCGATCATTGGCTCTTCCGGAGTCGGAAAATCGACATTTGCACGCGTTTGCGCGGGCCTGCTTGCCCCGTGCCAGGGCGCTGTCTGTTTCAAGGGCCAGAATCTGGAGGCTTGGTCTCACGAGACTCTCAGGCGCGATCTGCTTTACGTTCCACAACAGGGGGCAATCTTAACCGCTTCCGTGCGGGATAATATCAGCATGTGGGACGAGGCAATTGATGACGACCAGATCATCGACGCTTTGGAGCGTGTCGGTCTGAGAGAGGTGGTCCACTCAGTCGGCGGGTTGGACTTGATGTTGTCGAGCCAAAATCCTGGCTTCAGTGGTGGCGAATGCCAGCGTCTCGCTCTGGCACGCGCATTGGTGCGCCGTCCGTCTCTGCTTATCCTTGATGAGGTGACCAGTGCACTTGATACGCTGAGCGAGAAGCAGATCCTGAGCACTTTGAGGGATCACCAAACAACCATTCTGATTGTGACCCACCGCCTTGGTACAATAAGCCGGTGCGATCAGCAACTGATGCTAGATGGCATGGGGCATGTGACACTGCACACAAACATGACCATGCAGAAGGATCACGATGCCTTCGCGCTTGCCCCCAATGCAAATATGAGGGAAGCAATATGA
- a CDS encoding FAD-binding oxidoreductase — MHTEVDNSKETKLAGFLDHVTAQFSELRVLSGSEIGGEWKVATFPWSGKPLAILTPKTTEIVAPILSLASEWGLPVHPVSRGRNWGLGSRLPSSDALILDLSSLDRILELDMVNGTVRIEPGVTFQSLQQRLKMEGLSYHLPAFGGPVDASVLANALERGEGIGAYGDRFALLWDFDVALSTGERLRTGHVRNGPTEISRLHARPAGPLIEGLFSQSNFGVVLAATLSLQPTLPYATAIMSEIREDDGLDEAVPVLRRLITSGLIAPQSLVLWDSAKQASSLVGRYADDAEALLAKPKQWGASLLAFAPHPDLMRLTREIIHAELAPVSRSVHMQDDRDESGHRQETIMTGFSDGNNVMSGYWGKKHRPQRPGNMDTDRCGFVWLCPVIPFDAQAIYGLDKILTEESQSENLFAALGMQAISSRALHCFVSLAWDRDDPAAEEEALRAHANISKRLMAQGFSPYRLGLLDLDLAPEPSETWAAVRRRLKNALDPRGILSPGRIGD; from the coding sequence ATGCATACCGAAGTAGATAATTCCAAGGAAACAAAGCTCGCAGGGTTTCTCGATCATGTTACCGCGCAGTTTAGTGAATTACGGGTCTTGTCCGGGAGCGAGATTGGTGGAGAATGGAAGGTTGCAACATTTCCCTGGTCCGGCAAGCCTTTAGCAATATTGACGCCCAAGACGACCGAGATTGTTGCGCCAATATTGAGCCTGGCCTCAGAGTGGGGTTTGCCAGTGCACCCCGTCTCAAGAGGGCGCAACTGGGGGCTGGGATCTCGTTTGCCATCATCGGATGCGCTGATTCTGGATCTCTCGTCTCTTGATCGTATTCTTGAGCTGGATATGGTCAACGGCACGGTTCGCATTGAACCAGGTGTTACATTTCAAAGCTTACAACAACGTCTGAAAATGGAAGGGCTTTCGTATCATTTGCCTGCTTTTGGCGGCCCTGTTGATGCAAGTGTGCTGGCCAATGCCCTCGAGCGGGGTGAGGGAATAGGGGCATACGGAGATCGCTTTGCTCTTTTGTGGGATTTTGACGTTGCTCTCTCAACGGGAGAACGCTTGCGAACAGGCCATGTTCGTAACGGACCAACGGAAATATCCCGCCTACATGCGCGCCCGGCCGGTCCTCTTATTGAAGGCCTCTTTAGTCAGTCCAACTTTGGTGTCGTTCTTGCCGCAACCCTCTCGTTGCAGCCAACGTTGCCATATGCCACCGCAATCATGTCAGAAATCCGGGAGGATGACGGGTTGGACGAGGCGGTGCCTGTCTTGCGCCGATTGATCACATCCGGCTTGATAGCCCCCCAATCCCTTGTTCTATGGGACAGTGCCAAGCAGGCATCATCACTCGTGGGCCGATATGCGGACGATGCCGAAGCCTTGTTGGCAAAACCCAAGCAATGGGGGGCCTCGCTGCTCGCCTTTGCTCCCCATCCTGATTTAATGCGCCTCACCCGAGAAATCATCCATGCAGAACTGGCTCCGGTTTCCAGATCTGTTCACATGCAGGATGACCGGGATGAATCTGGGCATCGTCAGGAAACGATCATGACCGGTTTTTCAGATGGCAACAATGTCATGAGCGGATACTGGGGCAAGAAGCATCGCCCGCAAAGACCGGGAAACATGGATACTGACCGTTGCGGTTTCGTGTGGCTCTGCCCTGTCATTCCGTTTGATGCACAAGCGATTTATGGTCTAGACAAGATCCTCACGGAAGAAAGCCAGAGCGAAAATCTTTTTGCGGCGCTTGGAATGCAGGCGATTTCATCCCGCGCTCTTCATTGCTTCGTTTCACTTGCCTGGGATCGAGATGACCCGGCGGCTGAAGAGGAAGCATTGCGCGCCCATGCCAATATCAGCAAGCGGCTCATGGCGCAGGGGTTCTCGCCTTATCGTCTTGGGTTGCTGGACCTTGATCTGGCACCCGAACCTTCAGAGACCTGGGCGGCAGTAAGGCGTCGACTTAAAAACGCACTTGATCCGCGAGGCATCCTGTCCCCTGGACGGATTGGTGATTAG
- a CDS encoding TRAP transporter large permease, protein MTEPLIATALLLALAMFRVPIAIAMIVVGTIGFALLRGVEASLVMLSTTAFDSVFSYSLSVIPLFIFMGNLLAYSGVASGLFSATQRLVRRLPGGLAMAAVLSCGGFSAVSGSSLATAATMSKVAMPSLRKFGYSDSLSSGAIAAGGTLGILIPPSVILIIYGILTESDIGLLFLAGIIPGLIGLLGYVIAVWAAVKLNPSLAPESYDVDDHPVEGLYGVILSVALFAFIMIGIYGGFFTPIEAAGMGAGMALAMVVVTGHAKVQEVWHALMDTAESTAMIFLVIIGAEVFSNYINLAGLPDELASYVSSLEVNAWVIMAVITIVYLLLGTVLESLSMILLTVPIFYPLMYQLDFGLELLSDAENTLIWFGIIVVVVTEISLITPPIGMNVFVLKATLPDVALKTIFKGILPFWIADILRLLLLIFFPFLSLMLVVG, encoded by the coding sequence ATGACCGAACCTTTGATTGCCACGGCTCTGTTGCTCGCGCTTGCGATGTTTCGCGTACCCATCGCGATCGCGATGATTGTCGTGGGCACGATTGGATTTGCGCTGTTGCGCGGCGTTGAAGCTTCTCTCGTGATGCTGTCGACGACTGCCTTTGACTCCGTCTTTTCCTATTCGCTGTCGGTCATTCCGCTGTTCATTTTCATGGGCAACCTGCTCGCCTATTCCGGGGTTGCCTCCGGACTGTTCTCGGCGACGCAACGGCTTGTGCGTCGCCTGCCTGGTGGCCTGGCAATGGCCGCAGTTCTTTCATGCGGCGGCTTCTCTGCGGTATCCGGTTCATCGCTGGCAACAGCGGCAACGATGTCGAAGGTGGCGATGCCGTCCCTGCGCAAGTTTGGATATTCCGACAGCCTGTCTTCAGGAGCGATTGCCGCAGGAGGTACGCTTGGCATCCTCATTCCGCCCTCGGTCATCCTGATCATCTATGGCATTTTGACAGAAAGTGACATCGGTCTGCTGTTTCTGGCGGGGATCATTCCCGGCCTCATCGGCTTGCTGGGCTATGTGATTGCGGTATGGGCGGCTGTCAAACTGAACCCTTCGCTGGCGCCCGAATCCTATGACGTGGACGATCATCCGGTCGAAGGGCTCTATGGTGTAATCCTGTCTGTCGCCCTTTTCGCCTTCATCATGATCGGCATCTATGGCGGTTTCTTCACACCGATCGAGGCCGCTGGCATGGGCGCAGGCATGGCCCTTGCCATGGTCGTGGTGACTGGCCACGCCAAGGTGCAGGAAGTCTGGCACGCCCTGATGGACACGGCCGAAAGCACCGCGATGATCTTTCTGGTGATCATTGGTGCCGAGGTCTTCTCGAACTACATCAACCTTGCTGGCCTGCCAGATGAACTGGCCTCCTATGTGAGCTCCCTTGAGGTCAACGCATGGGTGATCATGGCGGTCATCACCATCGTCTATCTGCTGCTGGGCACCGTGTTGGAGAGTCTATCGATGATCCTGCTGACCGTTCCCATCTTCTATCCGCTGATGTATCAGCTAGACTTCGGTCTGGAGCTTCTTTCGGACGCAGAAAACACCCTCATCTGGTTCGGCATCATCGTGGTCGTCGTGACCGAGATTTCTCTCATCACGCCACCGATCGGAATGAACGTCTTCGTGCTCAAGGCAACCTTGCCCGACGTTGCGCTCAAGACAATCTTCAAAGGCATCCTGCCCTTCTGGATAGCCGATATCCTGAGGCTGTTGCTGCTCATCTTTTTCCCGTTTCTTTCCCTCATGCTGGTGGTCGGCTAA
- a CDS encoding TRAP transporter small permease subunit gives MMAAHKKHPKPLKGLRFIIIRVLPAMAAAFLLMLVAVTVIDVIGRYFFDAPLPGAFELTQILLADLVLAALPMTTFKDSHVEVDLLSHFWSSETYLRIGKFGAAITAMVFFVLSWNVGAHGLKLIEDGAVTNDLSLPVWPAAALGAITYLVSGLIVLVPLRKRLEF, from the coding sequence ATGATGGCCGCACATAAAAAACACCCGAAGCCCCTCAAAGGGCTTCGCTTCATCATCATCCGTGTCCTGCCCGCGATGGCGGCCGCCTTTCTGCTGATGCTGGTCGCCGTGACGGTGATAGACGTCATCGGACGGTATTTCTTCGACGCGCCCCTGCCCGGCGCCTTCGAGTTGACACAGATTCTGCTCGCCGATCTGGTGCTGGCTGCCTTGCCCATGACGACCTTCAAGGACAGTCATGTGGAAGTGGACCTGCTGAGCCATTTCTGGAGTTCCGAGACCTATTTGCGGATCGGGAAATTCGGCGCAGCGATAACGGCGATGGTGTTTTTTGTTCTCAGCTGGAATGTCGGCGCACACGGGCTGAAGCTGATTGAAGACGGCGCTGTTACCAATGATCTGTCGCTGCCGGTATGGCCTGCAGCAGCTCTTGGTGCAATCACCTATCTCGTCAGTGGCCTGATCGTGCTTGTCCCATTGCGCAAACGTCTGGAGTTCTGA